From Chryseobacterium muglaense, the proteins below share one genomic window:
- a CDS encoding T9SS type A sorting domain-containing protein — protein MYSSDVFSQLVGSDAQIWEKSVPTLREASNRNDENLVNFHPGIKNRLFKKYIKHSINKSHTLSLVHTSKEDDKIWEREERKSSLSNNAYEIRDGKKVFKIKKKPSIFTLNSNAEREKGKSDSLQISFEDRNLYELIFIPKKSKPMDLNKIHSYLSIKYGISLEKGKYYGSDGKVIWDPEKHKEFKNRPTGLGRDDGNELYQKQSCNQEDQFLSIGKTDIKNLNVENTSIFDHNNFVIWSDDDKKMSLKKDGNFDVLERNWEINFIGSTISKKDYKVRIDKKFVNPDNLPLVYWMILKSINGETIKIQGIADDRFINFSKVNFINDNDANLFNKFTFAVTPLRPDKKDDIKTSPISEITTDQISLDLEQIVLYPNPVKKDELFTIKFPAMENLNISIYDGGGRLVRLEKIDHKAKSYSSSLAIQSSYLISLTKDGKVIKTFKIIVN, from the coding sequence ATGTATTCATCGGATGTTTTCTCACAACTTGTCGGATCTGATGCTCAAATCTGGGAAAAGTCGGTTCCCACACTTCGAGAAGCCTCCAACAGGAATGATGAAAATTTAGTAAACTTTCATCCTGGAATAAAGAACCGACTTTTCAAAAAATATATTAAACACAGCATAAATAAAAGCCATACGTTAAGCCTAGTCCATACCTCAAAAGAAGATGATAAAATTTGGGAAAGAGAAGAAAGGAAAAGCTCTTTAAGTAATAATGCATATGAGATCAGAGATGGCAAAAAAGTTTTTAAAATTAAAAAAAAGCCTAGTATTTTCACCTTAAACAGTAATGCCGAAAGGGAAAAAGGGAAAAGTGACAGTTTACAGATTTCTTTTGAAGACCGTAATCTTTATGAGCTCATATTTATACCTAAAAAGTCAAAGCCAATGGACCTTAATAAGATACACTCGTATTTATCTATAAAATATGGGATATCGCTGGAAAAGGGAAAATATTATGGCAGTGACGGAAAAGTTATTTGGGATCCCGAAAAACATAAAGAGTTTAAAAACAGACCTACCGGTTTAGGAAGGGACGATGGAAATGAACTTTACCAAAAACAGTCTTGTAATCAGGAAGACCAATTTCTAAGCATCGGTAAAACTGATATTAAAAATCTCAATGTTGAAAACACTAGCATATTCGATCATAATAACTTTGTTATATGGTCTGACGATGACAAAAAAATGTCTCTTAAAAAAGATGGAAATTTTGATGTTCTTGAAAGAAACTGGGAAATTAATTTCATTGGTTCAACCATTTCAAAAAAAGATTATAAAGTAAGAATTGATAAAAAATTCGTTAATCCCGATAATTTACCGCTGGTATACTGGATGATTCTAAAGAGTATAAATGGTGAAACAATTAAAATACAAGGTATAGCCGATGATAGGTTTATTAATTTTTCTAAAGTTAATTTCATCAATGATAACGATGCTAACCTATTTAACAAGTTCACATTTGCAGTAACACCATTACGACCTGATAAAAAAGATGATATAAAAACATCTCCTATTTCAGAAATTACCACAGATCAGATTTCACTTGATCTTGAACAAATCGTTTTATATCCTAATCCTGTAAAAAAAGATGAATTATTTACGATAAAATTTCCAGCTATGGAAAACCTAAATATTTCTATATACGACGGTGGGGGAAGATTAGTGAGATTAGAGAAAATTGATCATAAGGCCAAATCTTATTCAAGTTCACTTGCTATTCAAAGCTCTTATCTTATTAGTCTTACAAAAGACGGAAAAGTCATCAAAACGTTTAAAATTATTGTCAACTAA